In Janthinobacterium sp. B9-8, the genomic stretch GCTAGAGCATAAAGAAAGCATAAAAATGCTTGTAATTTCTTTCAATTATAGAGCTTCACTCACTTATTGATAAGTGGTTGCTGCTTGTTTTGCTTACAAACAATTTTGATGCAATGCTTAATTGTCATTGGTTTTATGGTGGGTTGATTGCTATCTTGTTGATTTAATTAAAATAAGTATTTTATCTTATTGCTATTTTTCTTGTAAAAAATAGTTCAAAAACGGAAATTTATCTGTAAGCGACTCAAGTTAGGAGTATCCCTAGCTTGCCGATCATTTCTTGATTTGCATCAAAACAGAACAAAAAACCAACATTTAAAACTAAAGCCACCTGCCCCTTGTTTTGGTTACATACCGTTACATTTACAACATTCACCTATGGTAATTTTTACTTAGCGAAAGCCGCGGACACAAAGACAGCGGCAAGCAGAGCGAGGAATCTCACTTTTACGGTGAGTATTTGTAAGTCTAAAAATCAGGGGGCTTTCATGCGGATGAAACAATTAGCGGTTGCGATCGCTTTAATCGGTGCCGGTGCGGCAATCAGTGCTCAGGCAGAAGAAAAAGTTAATAAAGTTGAGCGCGTTGAAGTAACTGGGTCGAGTATTAAGCGGATTAAGAAAGAAGGCTCTACACCAGTTGAAACGGTTTCTCGCAAGCAGATTGAAAAAATCGCGGCGACTTCTGTTAATGAATTACTTAAAAATTTAGCCTCCATGGACATCATGGATCAAGGTGAATTAACCAGTAATGCACCTTCTGCTTCAGGTAGTTCTACGATTAAAATGCGTGGCTTGGGGGCGGGTGATGTCCTTGTTTTGCTGAATGGTCGCCGCCTACCTACAAGCGCTATTGGTGATACATCTTCTCCGTCTGGTGTTGACGTAAATATGATTCCCGTGGCGGCAATTGAGCGTGTGGAAATCTTGAAGGATGGTGGCTCAGCGATTTATGGTGCGGATGCGGTCGGTGGGGTAGTCAACTTTATTACCAAGAAGAACTATCAAGGTGGCGAAATTCGTACAAACTTTGGTCAGTCAAGTCGCGGAGATGGCACTGAAAAAAGTTTTGGTTTGAGTGGGGGTTATGGTGATTTAGGCGAGCAGGGTTTTAATGTGTTTGCTAGTTTTGATGTCTTTAAGCGCGACCCGATTATGCGTAAAGACCGTGATTTGACAAAATCTGCAGATTTCCGCCATTTTGGTGGTGGTGATCAGCGCAGTACCTATGCGCCAACAGGAAATTTAAACGGTAAGCCATACAAGCCGTGCCCTACAACAGATGCTATTAATTCAGCGGGTTCATGTGTTTTTGATTTTAACACTGAGCTTTTAACCGCGTATAACGGTGCGGATCGTAAGACGGGAATGTTGTTGGCGAATATAGCCCTGACAGACGATATTCGAGCTTTTGCTAGTGGTTTTTATTCGAAGAGTGACGATCATTTTGAGGCGCACCCTGCGCCAGGTGTTCTACCTGTTCCTGGAACAAAAGATACTTACAAAGGACGTTTCTTACAGGGCGGTCCACGGATTACAGATCGTGAGGCTTCCCTCTATCAGGTTGTGTTGGGTTTAGATGGTGCTTTCAAAGGATTTGATTGGAGTGTTTCAGCGGGGCATGGCGTAAGTAAACAGACAAACAGTGATAGTAACTATCTTGATATTGAAAAGTTTTATGACGCTTTAAACACTGGCAAGATTGATGGCACATCAACTACAAACGATCAGGCTATTGTTGATTCGCTTAAGGTAACGCCACGTCGCGAAGGAGAGAATACTCTTTCATTTATTGATGCAAAGATTAGCGGTGAAACAGGTATTAGCTTGCCAGGCGGTGCTTTAGCATTCGCGGTAGGCGCGTCTTTTACTCGTGAAGCATTAAAAGATACGCCTGATGCGCTATCGCAAGCTGGCGGCGTATTTGGAAGTATTCAGCAAGCTGCAGTAGATGCGTCCCGTAATGCAAAGGCCGTCTTTGCCGAGTTATCTATTCCGCTGGATAAAACGCTCGAGTTACAAGCTGCGTTACGATACGACAGCTATGATACTGATTCAAAAGCATCGCCTCGTATTGCTGCACGTTACCAGCCAATCCCAGAGCTATTGTTCCGAGGCTCGTATACTGCTAGTTTCCGCATGCCCACCCTTAAGCAATTAAAGGGTGGGGTGGATGAAGGGGCTTACACTGTTAAGCTGAAAGAAGAGTGTAGAGCTTTGAACCTTG encodes the following:
- a CDS encoding TonB-dependent receptor translates to MRMKQLAVAIALIGAGAAISAQAEEKVNKVERVEVTGSSIKRIKKEGSTPVETVSRKQIEKIAATSVNELLKNLASMDIMDQGELTSNAPSASGSSTIKMRGLGAGDVLVLLNGRRLPTSAIGDTSSPSGVDVNMIPVAAIERVEILKDGGSAIYGADAVGGVVNFITKKNYQGGEIRTNFGQSSRGDGTEKSFGLSGGYGDLGEQGFNVFASFDVFKRDPIMRKDRDLTKSADFRHFGGGDQRSTYAPTGNLNGKPYKPCPTTDAINSAGSCVFDFNTELLTAYNGADRKTGMLLANIALTDDIRAFASGFYSKSDDHFEAHPAPGVLPVPGTKDTYKGRFLQGGPRITDREASLYQVVLGLDGAFKGFDWSVSAGHGVSKQTNSDSNYLDIEKFYDALNTGKIDGTSTTNDQAIVDSLKVTPRREGENTLSFIDAKISGETGISLPGGALAFAVGASFTREALKDTPDALSQAGGVFGSIQQAAVDASRNAKAVFAELSIPLDKTLELQAALRYDSYDTDSKASPRIAARYQPIPELLFRGSYTASFRMPTLKQLKGGVDEGAYTVKLKEECRALNLGDNCKVEGYYLNGSNAKLKPESGESFNIGVVVENGPFSGSMDWWKTKKTDLIDVPTQLQAIQKGEYKYETRGIVINTGLMNMNGLTVEGIDTELKFRIPTSIATFIIGNTNSFYLMNEKVNGDNQKEDWKNIFNNPTWRNTFRVEAETAGWIGVVSVKTTAGFVNRKDPVTNTDPVTDEREVPSHSETDLTVSYTGFKNFKIDAAVKNVFDRMPPFTDVGTSTMGFADIYGVRGRFFSLGGKYSF